The Scyliorhinus torazame isolate Kashiwa2021f unplaced genomic scaffold, sScyTor2.1 scaffold_359, whole genome shotgun sequence genome includes a region encoding these proteins:
- the LOC140406193 gene encoding uncharacterized protein, whose protein sequence is MEKPWKCGNCGKGFRFPSALETHRRIHTGERPFTCSQCEKGFAKLSNLKKHQPVHVGERPFTCSTCGKGFSASSRLLTHQLVHTRERPFSCSHCTKMFRISSHLLTHQLLHTGERPFTCSQCGKGFTQISNLQAHQRVHTGERPFTCSDCGKGFTRLSHLQRHQRVHTGERPFTCSDCGTEFTRLSHLQTHQRIHTGERPFICSDCGKRFTQLPNLQAHQRIHTGERPFTCSECGKGFTLLATLQAHQRVHTGERPFTCTVCEKGFTRSTLLLRHQQVHESSNVVRRKITWTMEKPWKCEDYGKGFTAPFGPERHQHSHTGEKPFTCSDCGKEFTRLSNLQRHQTVHTGERPFTCTVCGKGFTQLSTLKVHQRVHTGERPFTCSDCGKGFTQLPNLQRHQTVHTGERPFICSVCDEGFTQFSTLQRHQSAHTGERPFTCSVCDKGFAQLSNLQTHRRVHTGERPFICSVCDKGFAQLSSLLSHNVIHTNERPFKCSDCGSGFKSCPVLMIHQRLHTEERPFSCSHCAKRFRTSSNLMKHVRGHTYQ, encoded by the exons atggagaaaccttggaaatgtgggaactgtgggaagggattcagattcccatcagcactggaaactcatcgacgcattcacactggggagaggccgttcacctgctctcagtgtgagaagggatttgctAAGTTATCTAACCTGAAGAAGCACCAGCCAGTCCAcgtcggggagaggccattcacctgctccacgtgtgggaaggggttcagtgcTTCTTCCAGACTGCTGACACACCAactagttcacactagggagagaccgttcagctgctctcactgcacaaagatgtTTCGAATctcatcccatctgctgacacaccagctcctgcacaccggagagaggccgttcacctgctctcagtgtggaaagggattcactcaaataagcaacctacaggcacaccagcgagttcacactggggagaggccgttcacctgctctgactgtgggaagggattcactcggttatcccacctgcagagacaccagcgagttcacactggggagaggccattcacctgctctgactgtgggacagaattcactcggttatcccacctacagacacaccagcgaattcacactggggagaggccgttcatttgctctgactgtggaaagagattcactcagctacccaatctgcaggcacaccagcgaattcacactggggagaggccattcacctgctctgaatgtgggaagggattcactctcttAGCCAcgttgcaggcacaccagcgagttcacacaggggagaggccattcacctgcaccgtgtgtgagaagggattcactcggtcaacacttctgctgagacaccagcaagttcacgag tcgtccaacgtggtgagacgcaagatcacctggaccatggagaaaccatggaaatgtgaggattatgggaagggattcacagctccATTCGGGCCGGAAAGgcatcaacacagtcacactggagagaagccattcacctgctctgactgtgggaaggaattcactcggttatccaacctgcagagacaccagacagtccacaccggggagaggccgttcacctgcactgtgtgtgggaagggatttactcagttatccaccttgaaggtgcaccagcgagttcacactggggagaggcctttcacctgctctgactgtgggaagggattcactcagttacccaacctgcagagacaccagacagtccacactggggagaggccattcatctgcagtgtgtgtgatgagggattcactcagttctccaccctgcagagacaccagagcgctcacaccggggagaggccgttcacctgctctgtgtgtgataagggatttgctcagttatccaacctgcagacacaccggcgagttcacactggggagaggccattcatctgctcggtgtgtgataagggatttgctcagttatccagcctgctgagccacaatgtcattcacaccaatgagagaccctttaaatgctctgactgtgggagtgggtttaaaagctgtccggtactgatgatccaccagcgccttcacactgaggagagaccgttcagctgctctcactgcgcaaagaggtttagaacgtcatccaacctgatgaaacacgtgcGAGGTCACACCtaccaatga
- the LOC140406201 gene encoding uncharacterized protein — MEKPWKCGDCGKGYRVPSVLEIHRRSHTGERPFICSPCGKGFSQLSHLKSHQRIHTRERPFTCSQCEKGFTTLFSLKSHQQVHTGERPFTCSQCEKGFTTLFSLKSHQRIHTGERPFTCSHYGKGFTDSSSLQRHQRVHTGERPFTCSHCGKGFTDSSSLQRHQRVHTGERPFTCSQCGNGFTQSSSLQKHQRVHTGEKPFTCSQCGKGFYVSSSLLRHQQVHN; from the coding sequence atggagaaaccgtggaaatgtggggactgtgggaagggatacagagtcccatctgtgctggaaattcaccgacgcagtcacactggggaaagaccattcatctgctctccgtgtgggaaggggttTAGTCAATTATCCCACCTGAAgtcacaccaacgaattcacactcgggagaggccgttcacctgctctcagtgtgagaagggattcactacgttattcagcctgaagtcgcaccagcaagttcacactggggagaggccgttcacctgctctcagtgtgagaagggattcactacgttattcagcctgaagtcacaccagcgaattcacactggggagagaccattcacttgctctcattatgggaagggatttactgactcaagcagcctgcagagacaccagcgagttcacactggggagagaccattcacttgctctcattgtgggaagggattcactgactcaagcagcctgcagagacaccagcgagttcacactggggagagaccattcacctgctctcagtgtgggaacggattcactcagtcaagcagcctgcagaaacatcagcgagttcacactggggagaagccgttcacctgctctcagtgtgggaagggattctatgtttcctcgtccctgctgagacaccaacaagttcacaattga